The following coding sequences are from one Gimesia chilikensis window:
- a CDS encoding EF-hand domain-containing protein, producing the protein MTASARTICCYLTAALLGLVPLRISLAGEVAGSTPQAATSQRILLLAPSAPVVIAVNIQVDEADFCATTTDYIERLFTSLDRNEDQFIDQTEMENVPAFGIRLFDQGSPAERLQLLDVAPRDQKLSIGEFATYIHRAQGSAFRIAGAPTRTSQVIELFRKLDYNGDGSVSDAEFEASSRALTQFDRDEDEVLNLAELRPFNANQTQTVVGGGQGETETPFRQLDNDRSIRQAVDELLKKYVEHANPKQDALALACFSSTSSGASPIQDFDQDADGYLNREEMSAWLHHPVSDLQLDMALPRQKAFRPTLKFVSKQTPRVTEVESPSRSRLQLRLDSLQLEFRVKSSRHMLADNVRFYQTRFRVVDSDKNGYLSPNEFMQLNIPGADYQKADKDQDEMLHKEELTDYLIQKTSSVQNQVVMTVSNDGKSLFEILDADLDRRLSPRELKNSLKRVREYDKNRDQSLDPAELRGHFKLTFELGKPQLFQFDPRMDSMAMNQNSTIPRTISGPRWFQRMDRNRDGDISEREFLFDAATFKRLDQNQDHLISADEAEAFSPKSD; encoded by the coding sequence CCCAGCGGATTCTACTTCTGGCACCCTCAGCACCCGTTGTGATTGCCGTTAACATTCAGGTTGATGAAGCCGATTTCTGTGCGACGACGACCGATTACATTGAACGGCTCTTTACCTCACTGGACCGTAACGAGGATCAGTTCATTGACCAGACCGAGATGGAAAACGTCCCGGCATTCGGTATCCGCCTGTTTGATCAAGGAAGCCCGGCAGAACGACTGCAATTACTGGATGTGGCGCCCCGGGACCAGAAGTTAAGCATCGGGGAATTTGCGACTTATATTCACCGGGCCCAGGGTTCTGCTTTTCGCATCGCGGGGGCTCCCACACGAACCTCCCAGGTGATCGAGCTCTTTCGCAAACTGGATTATAATGGCGATGGTTCCGTAAGTGATGCGGAATTCGAAGCCAGCTCCCGCGCGTTGACCCAGTTCGATCGTGATGAAGATGAAGTGCTGAATCTGGCGGAACTTCGCCCATTTAATGCGAATCAGACTCAAACCGTGGTTGGAGGAGGTCAGGGGGAAACCGAGACGCCCTTCCGGCAGTTGGACAATGACCGCTCGATTCGCCAGGCGGTTGATGAACTGTTGAAAAAATATGTTGAACACGCCAATCCGAAGCAGGATGCCCTGGCTCTGGCCTGTTTCAGTTCCACCAGCAGTGGGGCATCCCCGATTCAGGATTTCGATCAGGACGCGGATGGTTATTTGAATCGAGAGGAGATGTCGGCCTGGCTGCATCATCCCGTAAGTGATCTGCAACTGGATATGGCACTCCCGCGGCAGAAAGCATTCCGACCCACGCTCAAATTCGTCAGTAAGCAGACGCCCCGCGTTACCGAGGTTGAATCCCCGTCCCGTTCGCGACTGCAGTTGCGGCTCGACAGTCTGCAACTCGAATTTCGCGTCAAGAGTTCGCGGCACATGCTGGCCGACAATGTCCGTTTCTACCAGACTCGTTTTCGCGTTGTTGACAGTGATAAAAATGGTTATCTGTCTCCAAACGAATTCATGCAGTTGAATATCCCCGGTGCCGACTATCAGAAAGCGGACAAGGATCAGGATGAAATGCTGCACAAAGAAGAGCTGACCGACTACCTGATTCAGAAAACGTCTTCCGTACAGAACCAGGTGGTGATGACCGTCAGCAACGATGGCAAATCCCTGTTTGAAATTCTCGACGCCGATCTGGATCGACGCTTGAGCCCTCGCGAACTCAAAAACAGTCTCAAGCGAGTGCGGGAGTATGATAAAAACCGGGACCAGTCACTGGATCCTGCAGAATTACGAGGACATTTCAAACTGACATTTGAACTCGGGAAACCGCAATTGTTTCAGTTTGATCCACGGATGGATTCCATGGCAATGAACCAGAACAGTACAATCCCTCGTACCATTTCCGGACCACGCTGGTTTCAACGCATGGATCGCAACCGGGATGGGGACATATCGGAACGGGAATTTCTGTTCGACGCAGCCACATTTAAACGACTGGACCAGAATCAGGACCACCTGATCAGCGCCGATGAGGCGGAGGCCTTCTCCCCGAAATCGGATTAG